Proteins encoded within one genomic window of Borrelia parkeri:
- a CDS encoding ROK family protein has protein sequence MERYVSIDVGGTTTKYSLVDSGGNFLDKHEVKSGTTADEQVGILVDVINSYKREENIQGVAICMPGFVDPKGIVIRVNAIKGFTNYPLKERLEALTGVNVEIENDANCVALAEKFKGNAIHSDDFVALTLGTGIGAGIFMNGKLLRGYSFMSGEIGFMITRGLGNNIPFNCRWESMASVAALRRRVAERLEMKFEEVSGEYVFELADSGNIHARNEIEHFFETLSFGIFNLTFILNPEKILVGGGISSRPDLISKIYDKLENLWSLELAHIYNNDIKKLVRVETTKFNNDSGKIGALYHYFVENKLLCNLSV, from the coding sequence ATGGAACGTTATGTTTCAATTGATGTTGGAGGTACTACTACTAAATATTCTCTTGTAGATAGTGGTGGTAATTTCCTTGATAAACATGAAGTTAAATCAGGTACTACTGCTGATGAGCAAGTTGGTATTTTAGTCGATGTAATTAATTCTTATAAAAGAGAAGAAAATATTCAAGGTGTTGCAATTTGCATGCCTGGGTTTGTTGATCCTAAGGGCATTGTAATTAGAGTGAATGCTATTAAAGGATTTACTAATTATCCTTTAAAAGAAAGACTTGAAGCTTTAACAGGGGTGAATGTTGAGATTGAAAATGATGCTAATTGTGTGGCTTTAGCAGAAAAATTTAAAGGGAATGCTATTCATTCTGATGATTTTGTTGCGTTGACTCTTGGAACAGGCATTGGTGCTGGAATATTTATGAATGGAAAACTTTTGAGGGGATATTCTTTTATGTCTGGTGAAATTGGTTTTATGATAACCAGAGGACTTGGAAATAATATTCCTTTTAATTGTAGATGGGAATCTATGGCTTCTGTTGCGGCTTTAAGGAGGAGGGTTGCTGAGCGATTGGAAATGAAATTTGAAGAAGTTTCTGGAGAATATGTTTTTGAGCTTGCTGATAGTGGCAATATACATGCTAGGAATGAAATCGAGCATTTTTTTGAAACTTTATCATTTGGAATTTTTAATTTAACTTTTATTTTAAATCCTGAAAAAATCTTAGTTGGAGGCGGAATAAGTTCACGACCGGATTTAATAAGTAAAATATATGATAAATTAGAAAATTTATGGTCTTTAGAATTGGCTCATATTTATAATAATGATATCAAGAAACTTGTTAGAGTGGAAACAACTAAATTTAATAATGATTCTGGTAAAATTGGAGCATTATATCATTATTTTGTTGAAAATAAATTGTTATGTAATTTAAGTGTTTAG